One region of Bacteroidota bacterium genomic DNA includes:
- a CDS encoding PorV/PorQ family protein, whose protein sequence is MKKFIIIFLFFASATAFSQEGSYAGGFARLGFGARGMAMGNAMVSNIFGDVSGYYNPALACFQEKGVVNLGYTFLSMDRKLNFVGFSKKFKLPNQSQGGAGISFSLINSGVNNIDGRDNDGTQIGTFTTYENQFYLGTSFLLSENFAAGVGFKMYLSKLFDKVTTTSVAFDIGAVYKYSDKLAFGVAVKDISAKYKWDTSDLYGSNGNTTEDKFPTLANIGASYLLPKNLGCVSLEFESYFNPKVIDKSTGITGTRKNISYFKVGGEIILNEYLKVRAGMDRIDFANKTEDIGGNLKPSFGVGFVKPLGKSTMLGLDYSFQFEPYSKDPIQNIGINFKFN, encoded by the coding sequence TTGAAAAAATTTATCATAATATTTTTATTTTTTGCATCTGCCACAGCATTCTCTCAGGAAGGCAGTTATGCAGGCGGATTTGCGAGATTAGGTTTCGGCGCGCGCGGTATGGCTATGGGTAATGCAATGGTCTCAAATATATTCGGAGATGTATCGGGATATTATAATCCTGCCCTTGCATGCTTTCAGGAAAAAGGAGTTGTAAATCTTGGCTATACTTTTCTATCAATGGATAGAAAACTTAACTTCGTTGGCTTCTCTAAAAAATTCAAACTTCCAAACCAATCACAAGGCGGAGCGGGGATATCATTCTCATTAATAAACTCAGGTGTTAATAATATTGACGGAAGAGATAACGACGGAACTCAAATAGGAACTTTCACAACCTATGAAAATCAATTTTACTTAGGTACTTCATTTTTATTAAGCGAAAACTTTGCTGCAGGTGTCGGATTTAAAATGTATCTCTCTAAATTGTTTGATAAAGTAACGACAACATCAGTTGCATTTGATATCGGCGCAGTTTATAAATACAGCGATAAGCTTGCATTCGGGGTTGCTGTAAAAGATATATCTGCAAAGTATAAATGGGATACATCGGATTTATACGGAAGCAATGGAAACACAACTGAAGATAAATTCCCAACATTAGCAAATATCGGAGCATCATATTTATTACCGAAGAATTTAGGATGTGTTTCACTGGAGTTCGAAAGTTATTTCAATCCAAAAGTTATAGACAAATCAACCGGCATTACAGGTACCAGAAAAAATATTTCTTATTTTAAAGTTGGCGGTGAAATAATTCTTAACGAATATCTGAAAGTAAGAGCGGGAATGGACAGAATCGATTTTGCAAATAAAACAGAAGATATCGGCGGCAACCTTAAACCAAGTTTTGGTGTTGGATTTGTAAAGCCATTGGGAAAATCAACAATGCTGGGACTTGATTATTCATTTCAGTTTGAACCATACAGCAAGGACCCTATTCAGAACATCGGTATTAATTTTAAATTCAATTAA
- a CDS encoding PorV/PorQ family protein, with the protein MFRKIILVTFLFVSGYSYSQNDGAGNTGLSFLKTGVGAREISMGEAVSSISDDGTAVYYNPARLFNGPNNSLTLMHNASVADYTIDYIGAKISWSKFAFGVGIHSASVSDIEIRTAPGAVIDKFNSRDLSIGLSLAYKLSENLSIGVTPKFLYEKIYVDESSGMAFDFGANYTKNNINMSFVVANVGSVNELKNEETKLPTYVRFGASYKTGKGNMSYLIGADGFKVMDGGIFHLHTGVEAGYKQIVFLRAGYQTQYENKSFTAGVGLKYKSLNFDYAFVPYKNEFGSSNSFSLGFTF; encoded by the coding sequence ATGTTTAGAAAAATAATTTTAGTAACATTTTTATTTGTGTCAGGTTATTCATACTCTCAGAATGACGGTGCAGGAAATACAGGACTCTCATTTTTGAAAACAGGTGTCGGCGCTCGTGAAATATCGATGGGTGAAGCTGTATCATCAATCTCAGATGACGGTACAGCAGTTTATTACAATCCCGCAAGATTATTCAACGGTCCAAATAACAGCCTTACTTTGATGCATAATGCTTCAGTTGCAGATTATACAATTGATTACATCGGGGCAAAAATAAGCTGGAGTAAATTTGCATTCGGCGTAGGAATACATTCAGCAAGTGTAAGCGATATTGAAATAAGAACTGCGCCGGGAGCAGTGATAGATAAGTTCAATTCAAGAGATTTGTCAATCGGTTTATCCTTAGCTTATAAATTAAGTGAAAATTTATCTATTGGCGTAACTCCAAAGTTTTTGTACGAAAAAATTTATGTGGATGAATCATCAGGTATGGCATTTGATTTCGGAGCGAACTACACTAAAAATAATATTAATATGTCATTTGTTGTCGCAAATGTTGGAAGTGTGAATGAATTGAAGAATGAAGAAACAAAGCTGCCTACATATGTAAGATTTGGAGCGAGCTATAAAACAGGCAAAGGAAATATGTCTTACTTAATCGGTGCAGATGGTTTTAAAGTTATGGATGGCGGTATATTTCATCTTCACACCGGGGTAGAAGCCGGATACAAACAAATAGTTTTTTTAAGAGCAGGATATCAGACTCAGTATGAAAATAAAAGTTTTACTGCAGGTGTAGGTTTGAAGTACAAGTCTTTGAATTTTGATTATGCATTTGTCCCGTATAAAAATGAATTCGGTTCAAGCAATTCGTTCTCATTAGGATTTACTTTTTAA